AAATCCAGAACTCCTTTTGGGTCAGGTCTTGGGTGATTCTTTACGATTTGTTTCTATCATCGGTGCCGGTGCTTATGGTGTCGTGTACAAAGCAGAAGACATTTACGACGGTACCTTGTATGCAGTAAAGGCTTTATGTAAGGATGGCTTAAATGAAAAGCAGAAGAAGTTACAAGCTCGCGAACTTGCCTTACATGCTCGTGTTTCTTCACATCCTTATATTATTACATTGCACCGCGTGTTAGAAACGGAAGACGCCATTTATGTCGTTCTCCAGTATTGTCCGAATGGCGACCTTTTTACTTACATCACGGAGAAAAAGGTATATCAAGGGAATAGtcatttaattaaaacCGTTTTTTTACAGCTTATTTCTGCTGTTGAACATTGTCACTCAGTTGGCATATATCATCGAGATCTTAAACCCGAAAACATTATGGTTGGAAATGATGTAAACACCGTATACTTAGCTGATTTTGGTCTGGCTACTACAGAACCCTATTCAAGTGACTTTGGATGTGGTAGTCTGTTTTACATGTCTCCAGAATGTCAACGGGAGGTGAAAAAACTTAGTTCGCTGTCAGATATGCTACCGGTAACTCCTGAACCTATAGAATCACAATCATCCAGCTTTGCTACAGCGCCAAATGACGTCTGGGCTCTGGGaattatattaattaatcTGTGTTGTAAGAGGAACCCTTGGAAGCGTGCATGTTCTCAAACTGATGGTACTTACCGTTCCTACGTTCACAATCCATCAACCCTTTTATCCATTTTACCCATCAGTAGAGAGCTCAATTCTCTACTCAATCGAATTTTTGATAGGAATCCCAAAACCCGAATCACATTACCCGAACTTTCCACGCTAGTATCAAACTGTAAGAACCTTACACGACGTTTACGACCTGCTCCCCTTGTTTCATCTCGTTATCTCGCATAccaacaacaacaacaacagcAACAAATGAATTTGCAACAAGGAATTCAAGGTTACCCTCATCAAGGCTATATGCCGACTCAAAACATTGGCTTTCCCTGGCCTCCGACTCCCCAGTTTGTAAGTAATTGGAATCATTGTGCTACTCCAACGATCCCTGTCTCCTTACAAGTCCTTACACCAAATTCTTCACTTAAAGTAGATCCGACTACACCTCTTACAGCACCTATTCATGCAACCGAATCATTCTGGCCTTCTGCCGCAGCGGCGGCAGCAGCTGTCCATAACAATGCTAACTCATATATGCCTATTACACCCACACCCTATCCGaataatgcaaaaattttcgGTTATCCTAATCAACCTCCGCTGACTCCCATACCTTTTACTGGATTCGTTTTGCATCCTGCACCAGTTGGTCGTGCTGCTGATGCCGTAGATCCATCTCGAAAATCGCTCTAAAGTTacttgcttcttttttatattcgCTACCGCACGTTGTTTTGTTCAGGGTTACTGCAAAACATTATAGAGGGCTTTGACTGCCCCAATAATTATTTCTCGGGATTTGAATTTTAACATTGTGTAAATAGCTAACATTTTATGCACTTGTTTTATACttatatttcttcttttttatatgtttATTATGA
This region of Schizosaccharomyces pombe strain 972h- genome assembly, chromosome: II genomic DNA includes:
- the pat1 gene encoding serine/threonine protein kinase Ran1/Pat1 — translated: MMRENPELLLGQVLGDSLRFVSIIGAGAYGVVYKAEDIYDGTLYAVKALCKDGLNEKQKKLQARELALHARVSSHPYIITLHRVLETEDAIYVVLQYCPNGDLFTYITEKKVYQGNSHLIKTVFLQLISAVEHCHSVGIYHRDLKPENIMVGNDVNTVYLADFGLATTEPYSSDFGCGSLFYMSPECQREVKKLSSLSDMLPVTPEPIESQSSSFATAPNDVWALGIILINLCCKRNPWKRACSQTDGTYRSYVHNPSTLLSILPISRELNSLLNRIFDRNPKTRITLPELSTLVSNCKNLTRRLRPAPLVSSRYLAYQQQQQQQQMNLQQGIQGYPHQGYMPTQNIGFPWPPTPQFVSNWNHCATPTIPVSLQVLTPNSSLKVDPTTPLTAPIHATESFWPSAAAAAAAVHNNANSYMPITPTPYPNNAKIFGYPNQPPLTPIPFTGFVLHPAPVGRAADAVDPSRKSL